One segment of Leptodactylus fuscus isolate aLepFus1 chromosome 7, aLepFus1.hap2, whole genome shotgun sequence DNA contains the following:
- the HSBP1 gene encoding heat shock factor-binding protein 1 isoform X1, with protein sequence MSETDPKTVQDLTEVVQNLLQQMQDKFQTMSDQIIGRIDDMSTRIDDLEKNIADLMTQAGVEEEDCANKQAAKH encoded by the exons ATGTCAGAGACCGACCCGAAAACCGTGCAGGACCTCACAGAGGTG GTCCAGAATCTGCTGCAACAAATGCAggacaagttccagaccatgTCTGATCAGATCATCGGGAGAA TTGATGACATGAGCACTCGCATTGATGATCTGGAGAAAAATATTGCCGACCTCATGACACAAGCGGGTGTAGAGGAAGAGGACTGTGCTAACAAG CAGGCTGCCAAACACTGA
- the HSBP1 gene encoding heat shock factor-binding protein 1 isoform X2: MSETDPKTVQDLTEVVQNLLQQMQDKFQTMSDQIIGRIDDMSTRIDDLEKNIADLMTQAGVEEEDCANKAAKH, translated from the exons ATGTCAGAGACCGACCCGAAAACCGTGCAGGACCTCACAGAGGTG GTCCAGAATCTGCTGCAACAAATGCAggacaagttccagaccatgTCTGATCAGATCATCGGGAGAA TTGATGACATGAGCACTCGCATTGATGATCTGGAGAAAAATATTGCCGACCTCATGACACAAGCGGGTGTAGAGGAAGAGGACTGTGCTAACAAG GCTGCCAAACACTGA